In Holophagales bacterium, the DNA window GCGTGAGGCTCTGGACCGAGACGACGGCCCTGGCGGTCTTCTCGGACCGCAAGGTCGGCGTCCTGCGGGGGAGCCACTACGTCCTCGTCCGCCCGCACGTCCTCCTCGTGGCGACCGGGGCCCGCGAGAAATCGCTCGTCTTCAAGGGGAACACGCTCCCCGGCGTCTACGGCGCGGGGGCGTTCCAGACTCTCGTGAACCGCGACCTCGTCCGCCCCGCCGAGCGGCTCTTCGTCGTCGGCGGCGGGAACGTCGGCCTCATCGGCGCCTACCACGCGCTCCAGGCGGGGATCCAGGTCGTGGGGCTCTGCGAGGCGCTCGACGACTGCGGCGGCTACAAGGTCCACAAGGACAAGCTCGTGAGGATGGGCGTGCCGATCCACACGCGCCACACGATCGTCTCGGCGAACGGGAAGGAGGAGGTCGAAAGCGTCACCATCGCGCGGCTCGACCCGGCCTGGAAAGCCGTTCCCGGGACGGAGAAGACGTTCAAGTGCGACACGCTCCTCGTCGCCGTCGGCCTCGACCCCGTCGACGAGTTCCTGAAAAAGGCGAAGGAGTTCGGCCTCCCCGTCCTCGGGGCAGGAGACGCCGAGGAGATCGCGGAGGCGAGCGCGGCGATGTTCACCGGGAAGATCAAGGGCACCGAGATCGCGCGGATGCTGGGGCGCGACGTCGGCGAGGTCCCCGCCGAGTGGCTGCGCACCGCCGAGGTCCTGAAGGCCCGGCCCGGGGCCGTCATCACCGAGGAGATCCCCGAGCACGAGGCGGGCGTCTTCCCGATCTTCCACTGCTCCCAGGAGATCCCCTGCAACCCGTGCACGTCGATCTGTCCCAAGGGGGCGATCCGGATCGAGGGGGACGACATCCTCGGCCTGCCGACGTTCGACGAGAGCGCCTGCATCGCCTGCGAGCAGTGTGTCGCCATCTGCCCCGGCCTCGCCGTGACGCTCGTCGATTACCGGAAGAAGGACGCCGAGGGGGTCCTCGTCTCGATCCCCTTCGAGTTCCCGAAGGTGTCGATCAGGGAAGGCGACATGGTGACGGTCCTGGACACGCTGGGCAAGGTGCTCGGGCACGTGCCGGTCGCGAAGGTCCGCTCGCCGAAGTTCGCGGACCACGCGCTCCTCGTGAAGGTGAAGGCCCCCAGGGAGATTGCCAAGCTGATCGCCGGCATCCAGGTCCAGGCGCCGTGGGTTTCTCAGGCGATGGAGGAAGAAGTGCAGCGGATCGACGACGACGACGTCGTCTGCCGCTGCGAGCGCGTGACGGCGGGGGAGATCCGCCGGCACATCCGCGAGGGGGTGCGCGACCTGAACCACCTCAAGGCCCTCACCCGCGCCGGCATGGGCGCCTGCGGCGGAAAGACGTGCCCCACGCTCATCGCGCGGGTCTTCCGCGAGGAGGGCGTGCCGCTCGCGCAGGTGACGCCGCTGACGCAGCGCCCGGTCTTCATGGAGGTCGCGCTCGGCGCGTTCGCGGGTGTCGTCACGGGAGAGGGGCCGACGAGGGACGCCGTCCACACCTCCGTCGGACCGCTCGTGGGAGGCGTGTGATGACGACCTCCGTCTACGACGCCGTCGTCGTCGGCGCGGGCAGCGTCGGCATGCCCACCGCGATGTACCTGGCGGAGAAGGGGCTGAAGGTCCTCTGCGTCGACCAGTTCGCCTCCGCAGGGCAAGGCAGCAACAAGGCGGCCATCGGAGGCCTGCGCGCCACGCACTCCTCGCCCGCCAAGATCCGCCTCTGCCTCGATTCGCTGAAGACGTTCTCCTCGTGGAAGGAGGCCCACGGTTTCGACATCGAGTGGCGCCAGGGCGGCTACCTGTTCGTCGCCTACCGGGCGAGCGAGGAGAAGACCCTCAAGGAGCTCCTCGTCGTCCAGAAGAAGGCCGGGCTCGACATCGACTGGTACGAGAAAGACGCGCTCCGCGCGCTCGTCCCCGGCATCGACTCCGAGGGGCTCCTCGGCGGGACGTTCTCGCCCGGGGACGGGTCGGCGTCTCCGATGCTCTCAGGCGCTGCCTTCCACAAGCGGGCCGTCGAGCTGGGCGTGGAGTGCCGTTTCAACGAGCGCGTCACGAGCATCATGCGGCGCAAGGGAACGGTCGTGGGCGTGCGGACCGACAAGGGCGGCTACGCGACGCCCTGCGTCGTCAACGCGGCGGGTCCCTGGGCGCGCGCTCTCGCGCAGTCGGGGGGGCTGGACGTCCCGGTGAACCCGGATTGCCACGAGGCGGGAATCACGGAACCGGCGCAGAGGTTCCTGGAGCCGATGGTCGTCGACATCCGGCGGACGCCGGGCGCCGCGAACTACTACTTCTACCAGGCGCACTCGGGCCAGGTGATCTTCTGCATCACGCCCGACCCGCCCCTCATCGGCACGGACCGCCGCGAGACGTCGGAGTTCCTGCCGATGGTGGCCCGCCGGATGGTGGGGCTCATGCCGAAGCTCGCGAACCTGAAGGTCCGGCGCACCTGGCGGGGCCTCTACCCGATGACCCCCGATGGCTCGCCCGTCGTCGGCCGGAGCGCGACGCTGGAGGGCTATCTCGACGCCGTCGGCATGTGCGGGCAGGGCTACATGCTCGGCCCCGGCGTGGGCGCCCTCGTTTCCCGGATCGTGACCAAGACCCTGACGGATGAGGACGGGGAGATCCTCCACGAGCTGCGCCCGGGACGGGAGTTCGGGGGAGTGGAGAAGCTGAAGTGAGGCGGACGGAGGGGCGCTGCTTCCGGGTGTGGTATCCAGTGAGCCCATGAGCGAGAAACCGAAGGGCCGGGGAGAGAGCTTCCTCTGCCAGCAGTGCGGCGGTTCGTTCACCGTGAGCGAACAGATCCTGGGCAAGTATCCCGGGTGGAAGCCGAAGACCTGCTTCAAGTGCAAGAACGGGAAGGGGAAGGCCGGGTCGCGGGAGGAGAACCTCCCCGTCGCCTCTGTCCTCGCCCGCCACACGGCGGGCCCGAAGGACGGGGTCTTCACGGACGGCGCCGCCGACCCGAATCCCGGGCCGGGCGGCTGGGGGGCGGTTCACGTCGTCGGGGACCGGGTCCTCGCCGAGGAGTGCGGCCACGAGAAACACACGACCAACAACCGGATGGAGCTCGTCGCGCTCATCGCCGGGTGCCGGCTCGTTCCCGCTGGCACGGCGGCGATTCTCTACACCGACAGCATGCTCTGCGTGAACACCCTCACGAAGTGGGCGAAAGGCTGGGAAGCCCGGGGCTGGAGACGCAAGGACGGACCGATCGCGAACCTCGAGCTCGTCCAGGAGCTCTACCTGACCCTCCGGTCCCGCCCCGAGCTGGACGTCCGCTGGGTCGCCGCGCACTCCGGCATCCGCTGGAACGAGTACGCGGACGCGCTCGCCACGGCGTACCGGCGAAAGGTGCGCTGACGGGACGCCTGCTCGGATTCGCATAATACACGATTTCATGCCTGGCACGAAATCGGGTAAAATCGGGTGAGGGACACTCCCTACTTCCCCTTCGGTTTCGGCGGCGACGCCGAAGGGACCGATGCGGCGTCGAGGCGCCAGACGCCGCCGCCGTCGAAACCGACGAGGAGCGACCCGGGCGCTTCGAGGGCGAGGGCGACGACGTCGGGGTGAGGTGGGGAGCCGCCGACGCGGGTCCACGTCTTCCCTCCGTCCGCGGAGCGCAGGACGCCCTCCTTCCACGCACCGGCCCAGATCGTCTCCGAGGACGGATCCACGAGGAGCCGCCGGACGTTCAGGCTCTCGGTGCCGCTGCCCGCGGCGGCCCAGCTCTTCCCGCCGTCGGCGGAGCGGTACACCCCCTTGTTCGTCGCCGCGAACAGTTCGTCGGCGACCTTCCCGGTGACGATCGCCTGGATGCGCGACGTCGGAGGGATTCCCGTCGCCTCGCTCCACGTCGTGCCGCCGTCGCCCGAGAGGTGGAGTCGCCGGTCGGTGCTGAACGAGACCACCTCGGGTGACCCGGCGCCGACGTGGAGGGCGAAGTGACCGAGGAGCGAGCTGTCGTGCCCCGGGGTCTTCAGCTCGCGCCAGGTGAGGCCGCCGTCGTCGCTCCGGTAGAGCGACCCGAAGGAGCGCGCCGCGGAGGCATAGACCCGCTTCGGGTCCGTGGGCGCGAAGGCGAGTCCCGAGACCTCGGGCTCGATCCCTCCCTTCAGCACCGGGCTCCAGGTCGCCCCGGCGTCGGTCGAACGGAAGACCCCCTTGCGCGTTCCGGCGAGGAACGTGGCGGGCGCGGAGGGATCGGCCGCGAGAGAGAGTACGGCGCGATTCGTCATCCCCTCGTTGGAGAGTGCCCACGTGGACCCGCCGTCCTCGGATCGGTAGACGCCCCCCTGCGTCGTCCCTGCGAAGAGCCGCTTCGGCGAACTGCGGTCGACGAGAAGTGACGTGACCTCGAGTGAAAGAAAGCCCGTCCCGGTCGTCCAGGACGCCCCGGCGTCCGTCGTCCTCACAACCCCGTCGCGCCCGCTGCCGGCCCATACGGTGCCGGCCTTCTCGTCGAGGGCGAGCGAACGGAAGTTCACCCAGTTGAAGCCGCGCGAGAAGGTCGTCCAGGTGGAGCCGCCGTCGGTCGAGCGGAGGACCCGGTTCGGGATGGCCGCGTAGAGGAGGCCCGGTGTCGCCGTCGAGGCGAGGAGAGCGTAGACGGTGTTGCCGGACATCTTCGTGTCGCTCTTCGCCTCGGTCCAGGTGGCGCCCGCGTCGCTCGACCGGAGGATCCCGTCGCCGAGCGTTCCCGCGACGACGGTGCCGTCGGCGAGGGCGGCCAGGCTGCGGACGTTCTTACCCGGGAGCACGGTCTCCCACGTGGCCCCGGCGTCGCCGGAGCGGTGGACGCCGTCGGAAGAGCCCGCCCAGACGGACTTCGCGTCTCGCGCGACCGTGACCGCGTAAACGCGCGAGTTGCCGGAGAGACCCGTGTTCGCGGGCTTCCAGGTTGCGCCGGCGTCGGTCGACTTGAAGATCCCCGCGGGGGACCCGTCCGAATCGGAGCTCGCGTAGACGGTCGTGGGCCCTGCCGGGTCGAAGGCGAAGGCCGTCATTTCGGGCTGGCTCCGTCCCTGGTCGAGAACCTTCTTCCACGTCGCGCCTGCGTCGGTCGATCGGTAGAGACCGGCAAAGCCCGCCGCGAGGACCGTCCGGGGCTGCGCCGGGCTGACGGAAACGGCGTTCACCGTCTCTTCCGCCGGGACACCCGCGAGCCGGGCCCAGCTGGTACCGCCGTCCGTCGACTTCCAGATGCCGCCGCCGAACGCCCCGGCGTAGAGGACGCCCGGGTCCTTCGGGTCGACGGCGAGGCCACAGGCCGCGCCCCCGGGTGGGCCGACGGGCGTCCATGGCCCCGCGGCGAGGGCTCCGGTCGCGAGGGCGAGAAGAGCAACGAGGCAGAACGCAGGAACGGCGTTGCGCGAGACCATGTGGACCTCCGAGATTGCGAGAAGTTGTCGCAGGATCTCGGAATTTCCCCCGGGTGGCAAGGGCGGCGCGTCGCCCGCCTACCCGATCGGAATCTTCTCCCCCGTCAGCTCCCGCTCCCCGCGCTGGTAGGCGAGGATCCTCTCGACGAGGAGGCGGACCGGCTTCGGGAACGTGAGGAGGAGCTCGTCCTTCGGGCTGAGGAGGACCTGCTGCGTGAAGCCGGTCGCCAGGAGCAGGCGGTCGGGAAGGCGACGGACCTCGTAGTCCATCTCGAGCTTTGCCGTCTCCGGGGGCCGGAGCGTGCAGGAGACCTCGAGGCGGTCGTCGAGGCGGGCCGGGCGCCTCACGGCGATCTCGAACTTCGTGATCGGAACGCGGTAGCCGTAAGCCAGCGCCTCGGCGGGAGTGAAACCGGCGGCGCCGCAGAGGGCGTTGCGGGCGAGCTCGCAGTAGAGGACGTAGTTGCCGTGCCAGACGACGCGGTAGGCGTCGACCTCGGGGAAACGAACCTCGAAGTCGACGCGGAAGGCGCGGAGCGCAGCGGCGTTCGCGGGAGCCGTCACGGCGCGGTGAGAACGACGGCGATCTGGTTGCCCCCCGCGCCGAGGGAATTGACGAGGACCGCACCGAACGAAGGCTCGTCGCGCAGGGCCCGCGCGGCGAGGGCGAGCTGGAGGGCGCCGGAACAGGGGTTCTCGCCCGCCTGCAGCTTGACCCGCTCGATGCGGGGCGACGCACCGAAGACCTCGGCGAGGGCGGCCTCCTCGGCCGCGTCGACCCAAGGGACGCCATTGGCCGAGGCGTGGACGAGTCCGACGCGCGTGGGCGGAATTCCTGCGTCGGCGAGCGCGGCCCGGATCGTCGCGGCGATCTCCTCGGGGCGGGCGCGGCGCTGCTGCGGCGAGACGGGAGATCCGGCGGAGGCGGTGCCCGCGAGGCGCGCCCAGGCGCGGGCCCCGCGCGAGCGCGCCGAGGCCCCGTCCTCCAGCAGGACCACGGAGCACCCCTCGGCGAGGACGTAGCCGGGCTTCGTGAGGGTCTTCAGGACGCGCAGTCGCTCGTACGTGAGGTGGTAGGTCAGGTTCCACTCGTCGACGGCCCCGACGACGATCGCTTTCGCACGCGCGTCCGCGATCAGGAGCCGGCCGTAGAAGAGGGCGTTGAGGCCCGCCGGGTCCTTCTGCGTGATCGTGACGTTCGGGCCCTTGATCTTCAGCTCGATCGCGGCGACGGAGGCCGGGGCGTTGGCGACGGTGCTGGGGAAGAGGAAGGGCGAGGCCGCCTCGGGGGACTCGACGGCCATCTGCCGCTCGAGCTCGACGAGGGGGCTGGCGCCGGCCGAGCCGGTGCCGAGGAGAATGCCGGTCTCCTCCTCGTTCCCCGCCATCGTCCAGCCCGCCTCGGCGAGGCAGCGCGTGACGGCGACGACGGCGAACTGGCTCGCGCGGTCGAGCCGGCGGGCCTTCGCCTTCGGCATCTCGGGCTCGGTCGTGAAGGCGCCGATCCGGGCGGCGTAGGCGGCACCCTTGCGATCTCCGCCCTCGGACACGGGGACCTCCGCGATGCCGCTCTCGCCCGCGGCGAGGCGGGTGGCGGTCGTCTCGAGGTCTCTCCCGAGAGGCGTGACGGCGGCGGCGCCGGTGACGAGGATCTCTCTCACGGCGTTTCCTCAGGCCCTTCCAAATGCGACGACCGTCGAGTTGCCGCCGAAGGCGAAGGAGTTCGACAGGGCGACCCGGACGTCGACCTCGCGGGACACGTTCGGGACGACGTCGAGGTCGCACTCGGGGTCGGGCTCGACGTAGCTGATGGTGGGCGGGACGATCCCGGTCTCGATCGTCCTGACGGTCGCCACGGCCTCGATCGCGCCGGCCGAGCAGAGGCAGTGGCCGAGCATCGACTTGTTCGACGAGATGCAGATCTCCCGCGCCCGCTCGCCGAGGGCGAGCTTGATGGAGAGGGTCTCCGCGGGGTCGTTCTGGACGGTGGCGGTGCCGTGGGCGTTCACGTAGTCGACGTCGCCGGGATTCAGCTTCGCCGACTTCAGGCAGGCGCGCATCGTCCTCGCGCACGCCTCGCCCGAGGGCTCGGGCTGCGTCATGTGGTGCGCGTCGCTCGTGAGGCCGTACCCCAGGAAGCGGGCGCGGATCGTCGCGCCGCGGCGCCGGGCGCGTCCCTCCTCCTCGAAGACGAGAATTCCCGACGCCTCGCCGATCGTCAGCCCCTTGCGGTTGCGGTCGAAGGGGCGGCACGGCTCGGAGTCGGAGGCGCGCAGGGAGTTGAAGCCGCCGTGCGTGAGGCGGGCGAACGTGTCGGCCCCGCCGGTCACGACGACGTCGGCGAGGCCTGCGCGGATCAGGTCCGACGCGTAGCCGAGCGACGTGGACGAGGAGGAGCAGGCGGTCGTGATCGTCGCCCGCGGGCCGAGGAAGCCCCAGACCTCGGCGATCCGGTCGGTCGTCTGGTCGGGGGGGTGGTTCAGGATGCGCGTCGGGCGCGCCCCGCGAGGGCCCTTCTCGAGAAGGTCGCGGAAGTAGTTCTCGCTGTCGAGGAGGCCCGAGACGCCGCCGCCCAGAACGACGGCGATCCGGCTCGGGTCCTCGCGTTCGAGGTCGAGCCCCGAGTCGGCGAGCGCCTCGCGGGCCGCGGTCAGGCCGATGACGTCGGTGCGGGAGAGGCGGCGGAGGAGGCGCGGCGAAACCCCGGGGTCGGGCAGCTCGCGCACCTCGGCCGCGAGCTTCGTCCGGAAGCCGCTCGCGTCGAAGAGGGTGATGGGGCCGATTCCGCTCCTTCCGGCGACGAGGCCCGCCCAGGTGGAGGCGAGGTCGTTCCCCAGGGAGCTGACGGCGCCGAGGCCGGTGACGACGACGGTCCTGTCGGGCATGGGCCGAATCCTACACGGGCCCCGCCGCGACGCAGCAGCCAGCTGCGCCGAACCGCATAATCGGGCGATGGGCGATCGCGTCGACTGGAACCGCTACTTCATGAACATCGCCGCCGAGGTGGCGAGCCGGTCCACCTGCCCCCGCAAGCACGTGGGGGCCGTCGTCGTGCGCGACCGGCGGATCCTCTCCACCGGCTACAACGGCTCGCTGAGGGGCCTG includes these proteins:
- a CDS encoding FAD-dependent oxidoreductase, translated to MSGFRIREHPILPVPGEAVVPFRWRGETYRARPGETIASALFANGVRIFGHHHKDGSPQGIFCANGQCAQCSVVANGLSVKSCMVPVTEGMAVEPLDGKAMLLDADGDLRFHDVETVETECLILGGGPAGLAAAIELGKAGVNVVLVDDKAALGGKLVLQTHKFFGSIEACHAGTRGMDIGRKLEAEVRSFPSVRLWTETTALAVFSDRKVGVLRGSHYVLVRPHVLLVATGAREKSLVFKGNTLPGVYGAGAFQTLVNRDLVRPAERLFVVGGGNVGLIGAYHALQAGIQVVGLCEALDDCGGYKVHKDKLVRMGVPIHTRHTIVSANGKEEVESVTIARLDPAWKAVPGTEKTFKCDTLLVAVGLDPVDEFLKKAKEFGLPVLGAGDAEEIAEASAAMFTGKIKGTEIARMLGRDVGEVPAEWLRTAEVLKARPGAVITEEIPEHEAGVFPIFHCSQEIPCNPCTSICPKGAIRIEGDDILGLPTFDESACIACEQCVAICPGLAVTLVDYRKKDAEGVLVSIPFEFPKVSIREGDMVTVLDTLGKVLGHVPVAKVRSPKFADHALLVKVKAPREIAKLIAGIQVQAPWVSQAMEEEVQRIDDDDVVCRCERVTAGEIRRHIREGVRDLNHLKALTRAGMGACGGKTCPTLIARVFREEGVPLAQVTPLTQRPVFMEVALGAFAGVVTGEGPTRDAVHTSVGPLVGGV
- a CDS encoding FAD-binding oxidoreductase; this translates as MTTSVYDAVVVGAGSVGMPTAMYLAEKGLKVLCVDQFASAGQGSNKAAIGGLRATHSSPAKIRLCLDSLKTFSSWKEAHGFDIEWRQGGYLFVAYRASEEKTLKELLVVQKKAGLDIDWYEKDALRALVPGIDSEGLLGGTFSPGDGSASPMLSGAAFHKRAVELGVECRFNERVTSIMRRKGTVVGVRTDKGGYATPCVVNAAGPWARALAQSGGLDVPVNPDCHEAGITEPAQRFLEPMVVDIRRTPGAANYYFYQAHSGQVIFCITPDPPLIGTDRRETSEFLPMVARRMVGLMPKLANLKVRRTWRGLYPMTPDGSPVVGRSATLEGYLDAVGMCGQGYMLGPGVGALVSRIVTKTLTDEDGEILHELRPGREFGGVEKLK
- a CDS encoding ribonuclease HI: MSEKPKGRGESFLCQQCGGSFTVSEQILGKYPGWKPKTCFKCKNGKGKAGSREENLPVASVLARHTAGPKDGVFTDGAADPNPGPGGWGAVHVVGDRVLAEECGHEKHTTNNRMELVALIAGCRLVPAGTAAILYTDSMLCVNTLTKWAKGWEARGWRRKDGPIANLELVQELYLTLRSRPELDVRWVAAHSGIRWNEYADALATAYRRKVR
- a CDS encoding acyl-CoA thioesterase translates to MTAPANAAALRAFRVDFEVRFPEVDAYRVVWHGNYVLYCELARNALCGAAGFTPAEALAYGYRVPITKFEIAVRRPARLDDRLEVSCTLRPPETAKLEMDYEVRRLPDRLLLATGFTQQVLLSPKDELLLTFPKPVRLLVERILAYQRGERELTGEKIPIG
- a CDS encoding beta-ketoacyl-[acyl-carrier-protein] synthase family protein — encoded protein: MPDRTVVVTGLGAVSSLGNDLASTWAGLVAGRSGIGPITLFDASGFRTKLAAEVRELPDPGVSPRLLRRLSRTDVIGLTAAREALADSGLDLEREDPSRIAVVLGGGVSGLLDSENYFRDLLEKGPRGARPTRILNHPPDQTTDRIAEVWGFLGPRATITTACSSSSTSLGYASDLIRAGLADVVVTGGADTFARLTHGGFNSLRASDSEPCRPFDRNRKGLTIGEASGILVFEEEGRARRRGATIRARFLGYGLTSDAHHMTQPEPSGEACARTMRACLKSAKLNPGDVDYVNAHGTATVQNDPAETLSIKLALGERAREICISSNKSMLGHCLCSAGAIEAVATVRTIETGIVPPTISYVEPDPECDLDVVPNVSREVDVRVALSNSFAFGGNSTVVAFGRA